The nucleotide sequence TTTTAAAAATGAGATCTCCTGTTCTTCTACTAGGGGATTATATATATATGAATAATCATTATCTAACATCAAGCTCCTATCAAAATCTTTTCCCATTTCTCTTTTCAAAACCCTAGCAAAATCTTCACTATCTACAACAATCATAGTTTCAGTACTAAGATAGGTACTCCTAGAGTCAATGTTAAACGAACCTACAACGCTAATCCTATCATCAAATATAAAAGACTTGGCATGTATAGATCCCGGCCCTTGAAATTCATATACATTAATGCCAAAATCCACCATATCCTTTATATGCCTTATATGTCCTGAATATGCCGGTATATTTGGAGTAACAGCCTCAGAATTTGTCAATATATGCATTTTCTCAGGTATAATATTATTATAATTCAAATGCCTTAGCATAGACCTCGTAGGAATAATATAAGGGCTTTGGATATATACGGATTTATCTGCTTCATTTATTAAATTAGTAATGGCATACCAACACCATGGATTTTTGTTAAAATGTTCAATAGGATTATGTACCAATGTTATTTTCCTAGCAGATATGGACGCACCTATCCAATCAATTTTATTATGGAATATATCTGGGTTAGTGTTTTCTAATGCTTTTATATATTCATTTAAAACCTGTGCTTTTCTTTCAGCCCTCTTTTGCCGATAAACCGTCAACTTTTTTATCGGATACCTTAAAAACCTATGATTCCATACATCATCAAAGTACTTTTTTAAATGATAAATAACACTGCTCGGAAAATTATTTTCATCCGTATTTATAATAACTACATCCCTGTCATTGGTTATCTTTTTCCCATACTCTTTTGGTGTAAAATACTTATCTCCTATATTTCTCCCGCCAATCATCGCAATATGATCATCCACTATAATAAATTTATCATGAAGCCTATTGTTCCATGTCCATGGACGCATTATGCTAAAAGGCTCATAGAACTTAAGTTCAATATTAGGATGTGCATAAAAAGCATATATGACATCCTTCAAATTTCCCCTCAGATTATGAAATATCCCATCAAGGATAATACGCACTTGTACTCCCCTATCTGCAGCATCCAAAATACAGCCAAAGAATATATTAGCAGCCACTCCATCCTTTATAGTATGATAAGATATTTCCAAAGATTCTTTGGCATTTTCAATAAGATTAACTCTGGCAAGCCCTGCACTATAGCGCTCTTCTACTAAAACAATCCTATCACTGCATACATCCTCTCCATAAAACATCTCGGAAGGATATATATCCCTGTATCTATTCTTCTTATGCCCATAAAACCCAAATATCAAAACGCCAAATATCAATGCATATATCATATAATATTGCAAAATGGAATTCATTATCTTGTTTATTGATTTCACTCAAACCACCCCAGCATCTGTCTAACAACTATCATTATATAAATAAACAGATTTACCAGTAACAAAACCCCTTATATATATCCAAA is from Xylanivirga thermophila and encodes:
- a CDS encoding phospholipase D-like domain-containing protein; the encoded protein is MKSINKIMNSILQYYMIYALIFGVLIFGFYGHKKNRYRDIYPSEMFYGEDVCSDRIVLVEERYSAGLARVNLIENAKESLEISYHTIKDGVAANIFFGCILDAADRGVQVRIILDGIFHNLRGNLKDVIYAFYAHPNIELKFYEPFSIMRPWTWNNRLHDKFIIVDDHIAMIGGRNIGDKYFTPKEYGKKITNDRDVVIINTDENNFPSSVIYHLKKYFDDVWNHRFLRYPIKKLTVYRQKRAERKAQVLNEYIKALENTNPDIFHNKIDWIGASISARKITLVHNPIEHFNKNPWCWYAITNLINEADKSVYIQSPYIIPTRSMLRHLNYNNIIPEKMHILTNSEAVTPNIPAYSGHIRHIKDMVDFGINVYEFQGPGSIHAKSFIFDDRISVVGSFNIDSRSTYLSTETMIVVDSEDFARVLKREMGKDFDRSLMLDNDYSYIYNPLVEEQEISFLKHFVIKIVSFITYFFDYML